The Geothrix sp. DNA segment AGAGGTCCAGCTCCGCATCGAAGCGCTTGGTCAGCGGGATGAGGTCGCCGGTCTTCAGCTGGAGGACCTCCTCCATGCTGAGGCTGGTGCCGCGGATCTCGGCAGCGGCCTCCATGCCGCAGCGCTTCAGGCTGGCCATGAGCAGGCGGGCTTCTTCGAAGCTCGAGGACTTCTTGTAGCCCGTGAACATCTCCTGGTCGAACTTGGTGGAGATGGGCTCGAGAATGATGCTGGGGATGGCCAGGTTGATCATGCCGCTCACCGGGCCCATCTTCACTTCGAAGACCACCAGCAGCACGACTTCGTTGGGGGCCACGATCTGGATGAGCTGGGGGCTGGTCTCCCGCGCCTGGATGCGGAAATCGAGATCGATGATGCCCCGCCACGCTTCGCGCAGGTCCTCCAGCACCAGCTTCAGCACGCCATCGAAGATGCTCTGCTCGATGTCGGTCATGGTGCGCAGCTGCTTCAGGGGCTCACCGGGGCCGCCCAGCATCTTGTCGATGATGGGGAACACCAGGGTGGGGTTCACTTCCAGGGCCAGCGCGCCTTCCAGGGGCTTGATGGAGATGGCGTTGAAGCAGGTGGGATCGGGGACGGAGAGCAGGAACTCCTGGTAGCTGAGCTGCTCGACGCTCACCAGGTTCACCTCGGTGATGGTGCGGAGGTAGGCGCTCAGGGAGCTGGAGAAATTCCGGGCGAAACGGTCGTGCATGAAGTGGAGCGACCGCATCTGCTCGCGGCTCACCCGGTCGGGACGGCGGAAGTTGTAGAGGGTGACCTTGCGCTGAACCTGGGCTTTTTTTGCCGGGGCTGGTGCCGCACCCCGGTCTCCCCCCGCGGCGGACGAAGCCTTCCCAGCCGGCTTGGTGTGGGACTTAAGTAGTGCGTCTACTTCCTCTTGGCTTAGGATTTTGGCCATGGATTACCCTTCGATGTGCTTCTCCAGGAGCTTGCCCCGGAGCCGCAGCATGGCCTTGGTATGCAATTGGGATACCCGCGACTCGGTGATGTTCAGGAGGGTGCCGATTTCCTTCATGGTCAGCTCGTCGAAGTAGTAGAGCTGGACCACGAACTTCTCCTTCTTGGGCAGGACCTCCATGGCGTCCCGGAGGATGTCCTTGATCTCCGTGGACTGGAAGATCTGATGGGGGTCCTCCGCATCCGGGTCCGGCACGAAGCTGATGAGGCTCTCGCCCTCGCCATCCTCGCCCACCTCCACGAAGGTGCCGAGGGTGACGCCCTTCAGATCGTCCAGGTTCTTGTGCAGCTCCTCCAGGGGCATGCCCAGGTGCTGGGCCACTTCCTCGTCCGTGGCGGCCCGGCCCATCTGCTGTTCAAGGCTGTGGTAGGCCCCCTCGATGTCCTTCTTCTTCCGCCGGAGGCTGCGGGGCACCCAGTCCAGGTCCCGCAGGCCGTCCAGGATGGCGCCCTTGATGCGCAGCTCGGCGTAGGTCTTGAACTTGATGTTGCGGGCAGGCTCGAACTTCTCGATGGCGTCCATGAGGCCGAGGATGCCGCTGTTGATCAGGTCGTCCAGCTCCACGTGCGAGGGGAGGCGCGCGGCGATGCGGTGC contains these protein-coding regions:
- the fliM gene encoding flagellar motor switch protein FliM, whose translation is MAKILSQEEVDALLKSHTKPAGKASSAAGGDRGAAPAPAKKAQVQRKVTLYNFRRPDRVSREQMRSLHFMHDRFARNFSSSLSAYLRTITEVNLVSVEQLSYQEFLLSVPDPTCFNAISIKPLEGALALEVNPTLVFPIIDKMLGGPGEPLKQLRTMTDIEQSIFDGVLKLVLEDLREAWRGIIDLDFRIQARETSPQLIQIVAPNEVVLLVVFEVKMGPVSGMINLAIPSIILEPISTKFDQEMFTGYKKSSSFEEARLLMASLKRCGMEAAAEIRGTSLSMEEVLQLKTGDLIPLTKRFDAELDLCVDGIPRFMGLVALNPNGKRVFQVTGSRSEG
- a CDS encoding FliA/WhiG family RNA polymerase sigma factor: MSPTPDQPSDPGLPLSGEALRAVELAPVALRPWAALAAAKAYGKALPLQVPALPPSSLAAESSEPPEPFDRENREQIIKDYVPLVKFVAHRIAARLPSHVELDDLINSGILGLMDAIEKFEPARNIKFKTYAELRIKGAILDGLRDLDWVPRSLRRKKKDIEGAYHSLEQQMGRAATDEEVAQHLGMPLEELHKNLDDLKGVTLGTFVEVGEDGEGESLISFVPDPDAEDPHQIFQSTEIKDILRDAMEVLPKKEKFVVQLYYFDELTMKEIGTLLNITESRVSQLHTKAMLRLRGKLLEKHIEG